A single Biomphalaria glabrata chromosome 2, xgBioGlab47.1, whole genome shotgun sequence DNA region contains:
- the LOC106078121 gene encoding putative leucine-rich repeat-containing protein DDB_G0290503 isoform X5, producing MGALKVATEILDGDDRVKLLETKLGVSEKSNRTLLEEVIRMQNDLRLMIRRNEENIKDEQLSRQQIESSLHIVNDLITKLSIRIKSAEDKIIEERSALTSLISHTKGVEQAVIAGQQTITAKKNSETTKIQELNLQLTEIQRQRDQLEKVTFNLTEELRALKLKVDSQSVEFTSTINELKLRSRRLEDENKIQMEALRKHGDLYSTSETSTTHLRGQVESRLSELRDVIMELRTKQEQEVNDRRMLEQQLQQRISELQSYLSEQNRKREEALHSMDMMQREKERLSENEKYKIQGKLSETVEEVNKKLLNKEIKLREELQEKYQQLERLIHQEQHLRQKYEDEDDRRWQGIRKFREDEIAAFKETLQSERLKNKEAFQKLDESISLIGKQLSEQKKQTDKVVAAEIHSRKLHERSTTEKLEQLNEKLSLAASSLQTAIGGVNGNFAFHTDKLRAELKSLLAASEQSNARAVTELDARVQSVKQRISALEQQLEVQISEALAIVTCPETLELNEATAILAQNLREKVESISLWQEVTSQTIRELNQSIQGLPNEIYAVENKQRDFKSEIETKMLSETNARMSEIEVLKHEINLLKTKKQPPVVTADDIQEIQLSIRKLAESVQTVKTVIGMKLQSEQKTYLLGHETLQLQINKLENKLRNVQQGDDEYSKFNKEKLEYNWRHDVTEDIPLKWKLKQNKEENVSKQRQSGRQENETEEADWNLLSSIAFSLDEDKINDTSRIQKSYDFPNKSKIQENKTKEDDVNKEEYVNQEKRNADYTRELTLKTEDNPRPMSQQLSEQDQNNNSKLSPL from the exons ATGGGAGCTCTGAAAGTGGCCACAGAAATTCTAGATGGTGATGACAGAGTAAAACTCCTGGAAACTAAACTTGGAGTCTCAGAAAAGTCAAACAGAACTTTATTGGAAGAGGTTATTAGAATGCAAAATGATCTTCGCCTAATGATTAGACGAAATGAAGAAAATATTAAG gATGAACAGCTTTCTAGACAACAGATTGAAAGCTCTCTGCACATAGTGAATGATCTCATTACAAAACTCTCTATTAGAATCAAATCTGCTGAAGATAAAATTATTGAAGAAAGATCTGCATTGACTTCATTGATATCTCATACCAAAGGTGTTGAACAAGCTGTAATAGCTGGACAGCAGACCATCACAGCAAAGAAGAATTCTGAAACAACTAA AATACAAGAATTGAATCTACAGCTTACAGAAATACAAAGACAACGAGACCAACTAGAAAAAGTTACATTTAACTTAACAGAAGAACTCAGGGcattaaaactaaaagtagacaGTCAAAGTGTTGAGTTTACTAGTACAATTAATGAGCTAAAATTGCGGTCAAGACGGCtggaagatgaaaataaaattcag ATGGAAGCATTAAGAAAACATGGAGATTTATATAGTACCTCAGAAACTAGTACAACACATTTACGGGGACAAGTTGAATCAAG ATTATCAGAGCTGCGAGATGTAATCATGGAGTTAAGAACTAAACAGGAACAGGAAGTCAATGATAGAAGAATGCTTGAGCAACAACTGCAACAGAG AATAAGTGAACTACAGAGTTATCTGTCTGAACAAAACCGTAAAAGAGAAGAAGCCTTGCACTCTATGGACATGATGCAAAGAGAAAAAGAACGCTTGTCTGAAAATGAAAAGTATAAAATTCAAGGTAAACTTTCAGAGACTGTGGAGGAAGTCAACAAAAAACTTCTAAATAAAGAGATCAAGTTAAGAGAAGAGCTACAAGAAAAATATCAGCAGTTAGAGAGG ctgATTCACCAAGAGCAGCACTTGCGACAGAAGTATGAAGATGAAGATGATAGAAGGTGGCAAGGTATTCGAAAGTTTCGAGAGGATGAAATTGCTGCTTTCAAAGAAACTTtacaa tcAGAGAGGCTGAAAAATAAAGAGGCTTTTCAGAAGCTGGATGAATCTATAAGTTTAATAGGAAAACAGCTGAGTGAACAGaagaaacaaacagataaagttGTAGCTGCTGAAATACATTCTAG gaAATTACATGAACGAAGTACAACAGAAAAGCTAGAACAACTTAATGAAAAACTTTCATTGGCTGCAAGCTCATTACAAACAGCTATTGGAGGAGTCAACGGAAACTTTGCTTTTCACACTGACAAG TTAAGAGCTGAGCTAAAATCACTATTGGCAGCATCAGAACAATCAAATGCCAGAGCAGTAACAGAACTTGATGCTAGAGTTCAAAGTGTCAAGCAAAGAATTAGTGCACTGGAACAACAACTAGAGGTGCAAATATCAGAG GCTCTTGCCATTGTCACTTGTCCAGAG ACTTTGGAATTAAATGAg GCTACAGCAATCCTGGCACAAAACTTGAGAGAAAAGGTTGAATCCATCTCACTATGGCAAGAGGTGACAAGCCAGACCATCAGAGAACTGAACCAAAGTATCCAAGGACTACCTAATGAA ATATATGCTGTTGAGAATAAACAAAGAGACTTTAAGTCAGAGATAGAAACAAAGATGCTATCTGAAACAAATGCAAG AATGAGTGAAATAGAAGTCTTGAAGCATGAAATAAATTTacttaaaacaaagaaacaacctCCAGTAGTTACTGCTGATGACATCCAAGAG attcagTTGTCTATTAGAAAACTAGCTGAATCTGTGCAAACTGTCAAAACTGTGATTGGAATGAAACTACAATCTGAACAAAAAACT TATTTATTAGGCCATGAAACTCTTCAACTACAAATCAATAAGCTTGAGAATAAATTAAGAAATGTCCAGCAAGGTGATGACGAATATTCAAAGTTCAATAAAGAAAAACTTGAATATAATTGGAGGCATGATGTTACAGAAGATATTCCATTAAAATGGAAACTAAAACAGAATAAAGAGGAAAATGTATCCAAACAAAGGCAAAGTGgaagacaagaaaatgaaacaGAGGAAGCTGATTGGAATTTACTTAGTTCTATTGCTTTTTCTCTTGATGAAGATAAAATTAATGACACGTCCAGAATTCAGAAATCATATGATTTCCCTAACAAAAGTAagatacaagaaaacaaaacaaaagaagatGACGTGAATAAAGAGGAATATGttaaccaagaaaagcgaaatGCTGATTATACAAGAGAATTGACACTGAAAACTGAAGACAACCCTCGCCCAATGTCTCAACAATTATCAGAGCAAGATCAAAATAACAATAGCAAACTTTCTCCGCTCTAA
- the LOC106078121 gene encoding myosin heavy chain, striated muscle-like isoform X6, which yields MRKSHIYYPFATHYELGKIDNNTASKSQGTSKLPLIATATPSQGVESRLFPVITQKDNMGALKVATEILDGDDRVKLLETKLGVSEKSNRTLLEEVIRMQNDLRLMIRRNEENIKDEQLSRQQIESSLHIVNDLITKLSIRIKSAEDKIIEERSALTSLISHTKGVEQAVIAGQQTITAKKNSETTKIQELNLQLTEIQRQRDQLEKVTFNLTEELRALKLKVDSQSVEFTSTINELKLRSRRLEDENKIQMEALRKHGDLYSTSETSTTHLRGQVESRLSELRDVIMELRTKQEQEVNDRRMLEQQLQQRISELQSYLSEQNRKREEALHSMDMMQREKERLSENEKYKIQGKLSETVEEVNKKLLNKEIKLREELQEKYQQLERLIHQEQHLRQKYEDEDDRRWQGIRKFREDEIAAFKETLQSERLKNKEAFQKLDESISLIGKQLSEQKKQTDKVVAAEIHSRKLHERSTTEKLEQLNEKLSLAASSLQTAIGGVNGNFAFHTDKLRAELKSLLAASEQSNARAVTELDARVQSVKQRISALEQQLEVQISEALAIVTCPETLELNEATAILAQNLREKVESISLWQEVTSQTIRELNQSIQGLPNEIYAVENKQRDFKSEIETKMLSETNARMSEIEVLKHEINLLKTKKQPPVVTADDIQEIQLSIRKLAESVQTVKTVIGMKLQSEQKTRQEDIEKLQDQLIKLERKVETSNSDQSNRGDRNRGRDNDRNNVDDDRRSKGSKPKRVGGGYNY from the exons GTCTCAAGGAACATCAAAACTGCCCCTTATTGCAACAGCAACGCCCTCACAGGGCGTTGAAAGTCGTCTGTTTCCAGTCATAACACAAAAGGACAATATGGGAGCTCTGAAAGTGGCCACAGAAATTCTAGATGGTGATGACAGAGTAAAACTCCTGGAAACTAAACTTGGAGTCTCAGAAAAGTCAAACAGAACTTTATTGGAAGAGGTTATTAGAATGCAAAATGATCTTCGCCTAATGATTAGACGAAATGAAGAAAATATTAAG gATGAACAGCTTTCTAGACAACAGATTGAAAGCTCTCTGCACATAGTGAATGATCTCATTACAAAACTCTCTATTAGAATCAAATCTGCTGAAGATAAAATTATTGAAGAAAGATCTGCATTGACTTCATTGATATCTCATACCAAAGGTGTTGAACAAGCTGTAATAGCTGGACAGCAGACCATCACAGCAAAGAAGAATTCTGAAACAACTAA AATACAAGAATTGAATCTACAGCTTACAGAAATACAAAGACAACGAGACCAACTAGAAAAAGTTACATTTAACTTAACAGAAGAACTCAGGGcattaaaactaaaagtagacaGTCAAAGTGTTGAGTTTACTAGTACAATTAATGAGCTAAAATTGCGGTCAAGACGGCtggaagatgaaaataaaattcag ATGGAAGCATTAAGAAAACATGGAGATTTATATAGTACCTCAGAAACTAGTACAACACATTTACGGGGACAAGTTGAATCAAG ATTATCAGAGCTGCGAGATGTAATCATGGAGTTAAGAACTAAACAGGAACAGGAAGTCAATGATAGAAGAATGCTTGAGCAACAACTGCAACAGAG AATAAGTGAACTACAGAGTTATCTGTCTGAACAAAACCGTAAAAGAGAAGAAGCCTTGCACTCTATGGACATGATGCAAAGAGAAAAAGAACGCTTGTCTGAAAATGAAAAGTATAAAATTCAAGGTAAACTTTCAGAGACTGTGGAGGAAGTCAACAAAAAACTTCTAAATAAAGAGATCAAGTTAAGAGAAGAGCTACAAGAAAAATATCAGCAGTTAGAGAGG ctgATTCACCAAGAGCAGCACTTGCGACAGAAGTATGAAGATGAAGATGATAGAAGGTGGCAAGGTATTCGAAAGTTTCGAGAGGATGAAATTGCTGCTTTCAAAGAAACTTtacaa tcAGAGAGGCTGAAAAATAAAGAGGCTTTTCAGAAGCTGGATGAATCTATAAGTTTAATAGGAAAACAGCTGAGTGAACAGaagaaacaaacagataaagttGTAGCTGCTGAAATACATTCTAG gaAATTACATGAACGAAGTACAACAGAAAAGCTAGAACAACTTAATGAAAAACTTTCATTGGCTGCAAGCTCATTACAAACAGCTATTGGAGGAGTCAACGGAAACTTTGCTTTTCACACTGACAAG TTAAGAGCTGAGCTAAAATCACTATTGGCAGCATCAGAACAATCAAATGCCAGAGCAGTAACAGAACTTGATGCTAGAGTTCAAAGTGTCAAGCAAAGAATTAGTGCACTGGAACAACAACTAGAGGTGCAAATATCAGAG GCTCTTGCCATTGTCACTTGTCCAGAG ACTTTGGAATTAAATGAg GCTACAGCAATCCTGGCACAAAACTTGAGAGAAAAGGTTGAATCCATCTCACTATGGCAAGAGGTGACAAGCCAGACCATCAGAGAACTGAACCAAAGTATCCAAGGACTACCTAATGAA ATATATGCTGTTGAGAATAAACAAAGAGACTTTAAGTCAGAGATAGAAACAAAGATGCTATCTGAAACAAATGCAAG AATGAGTGAAATAGAAGTCTTGAAGCATGAAATAAATTTacttaaaacaaagaaacaacctCCAGTAGTTACTGCTGATGACATCCAAGAG attcagTTGTCTATTAGAAAACTAGCTGAATCTGTGCAAACTGTCAAAACTGTGATTGGAATGAAACTACAATCTGAACAAAAAACT AGACAAGAAGATATAGAAAAGTTACAGGATCAGCTTATCAAACTCGAAAGAAAAGTTGAAACATCTAATTCAGATCAATCTAATAGAGGAGACAGAAATAGAGGTAGAGATAATGACAGAAACAATGTAGACGATGACCGAAG ATCAAAAGGAAGCAAACCAAAGAGAGTAGGTGGAGGGTACAACTACTAG
- the LOC106078121 gene encoding putative leucine-rich repeat-containing protein DDB_G0290503 isoform X4 has protein sequence MAMETMKLQRSQGTSKLPLIATATPSQGVESRLFPVITQKDNMGALKVATEILDGDDRVKLLETKLGVSEKSNRTLLEEVIRMQNDLRLMIRRNEENIKDEQLSRQQIESSLHIVNDLITKLSIRIKSAEDKIIEERSALTSLISHTKGVEQAVIAGQQTITAKKNSETTKIQELNLQLTEIQRQRDQLEKVTFNLTEELRALKLKVDSQSVEFTSTINELKLRSRRLEDENKIQMEALRKHGDLYSTSETSTTHLRGQVESRLSELRDVIMELRTKQEQEVNDRRMLEQQLQQRISELQSYLSEQNRKREEALHSMDMMQREKERLSENEKYKIQGKLSETVEEVNKKLLNKEIKLREELQEKYQQLERLIHQEQHLRQKYEDEDDRRWQGIRKFREDEIAAFKETLQSERLKNKEAFQKLDESISLIGKQLSEQKKQTDKVVAAEIHSRKLHERSTTEKLEQLNEKLSLAASSLQTAIGGVNGNFAFHTDKLRAELKSLLAASEQSNARAVTELDARVQSVKQRISALEQQLEVQISEALAIVTCPETLELNEATAILAQNLREKVESISLWQEVTSQTIRELNQSIQGLPNEIYAVENKQRDFKSEIETKMLSETNARMSEIEVLKHEINLLKTKKQPPVVTADDIQEIQLSIRKLAESVQTVKTVIGMKLQSEQKTYLLGHETLQLQINKLENKLRNVQQGDDEYSKFNKEKLEYNWRHDVTEDIPLKWKLKQNKEENVSKQRQSGRQENETEEADWNLLSSIAFSLDEDKINDTSRIQKSYDFPNKSKIQENKTKEDDVNKEEYVNQEKRNADYTRELTLKTEDNPRPMSQQLSEQDQNNNSKLSPL, from the exons GTCTCAAGGAACATCAAAACTGCCCCTTATTGCAACAGCAACGCCCTCACAGGGCGTTGAAAGTCGTCTGTTTCCAGTCATAACACAAAAGGACAATATGGGAGCTCTGAAAGTGGCCACAGAAATTCTAGATGGTGATGACAGAGTAAAACTCCTGGAAACTAAACTTGGAGTCTCAGAAAAGTCAAACAGAACTTTATTGGAAGAGGTTATTAGAATGCAAAATGATCTTCGCCTAATGATTAGACGAAATGAAGAAAATATTAAG gATGAACAGCTTTCTAGACAACAGATTGAAAGCTCTCTGCACATAGTGAATGATCTCATTACAAAACTCTCTATTAGAATCAAATCTGCTGAAGATAAAATTATTGAAGAAAGATCTGCATTGACTTCATTGATATCTCATACCAAAGGTGTTGAACAAGCTGTAATAGCTGGACAGCAGACCATCACAGCAAAGAAGAATTCTGAAACAACTAA AATACAAGAATTGAATCTACAGCTTACAGAAATACAAAGACAACGAGACCAACTAGAAAAAGTTACATTTAACTTAACAGAAGAACTCAGGGcattaaaactaaaagtagacaGTCAAAGTGTTGAGTTTACTAGTACAATTAATGAGCTAAAATTGCGGTCAAGACGGCtggaagatgaaaataaaattcag ATGGAAGCATTAAGAAAACATGGAGATTTATATAGTACCTCAGAAACTAGTACAACACATTTACGGGGACAAGTTGAATCAAG ATTATCAGAGCTGCGAGATGTAATCATGGAGTTAAGAACTAAACAGGAACAGGAAGTCAATGATAGAAGAATGCTTGAGCAACAACTGCAACAGAG AATAAGTGAACTACAGAGTTATCTGTCTGAACAAAACCGTAAAAGAGAAGAAGCCTTGCACTCTATGGACATGATGCAAAGAGAAAAAGAACGCTTGTCTGAAAATGAAAAGTATAAAATTCAAGGTAAACTTTCAGAGACTGTGGAGGAAGTCAACAAAAAACTTCTAAATAAAGAGATCAAGTTAAGAGAAGAGCTACAAGAAAAATATCAGCAGTTAGAGAGG ctgATTCACCAAGAGCAGCACTTGCGACAGAAGTATGAAGATGAAGATGATAGAAGGTGGCAAGGTATTCGAAAGTTTCGAGAGGATGAAATTGCTGCTTTCAAAGAAACTTtacaa tcAGAGAGGCTGAAAAATAAAGAGGCTTTTCAGAAGCTGGATGAATCTATAAGTTTAATAGGAAAACAGCTGAGTGAACAGaagaaacaaacagataaagttGTAGCTGCTGAAATACATTCTAG gaAATTACATGAACGAAGTACAACAGAAAAGCTAGAACAACTTAATGAAAAACTTTCATTGGCTGCAAGCTCATTACAAACAGCTATTGGAGGAGTCAACGGAAACTTTGCTTTTCACACTGACAAG TTAAGAGCTGAGCTAAAATCACTATTGGCAGCATCAGAACAATCAAATGCCAGAGCAGTAACAGAACTTGATGCTAGAGTTCAAAGTGTCAAGCAAAGAATTAGTGCACTGGAACAACAACTAGAGGTGCAAATATCAGAG GCTCTTGCCATTGTCACTTGTCCAGAG ACTTTGGAATTAAATGAg GCTACAGCAATCCTGGCACAAAACTTGAGAGAAAAGGTTGAATCCATCTCACTATGGCAAGAGGTGACAAGCCAGACCATCAGAGAACTGAACCAAAGTATCCAAGGACTACCTAATGAA ATATATGCTGTTGAGAATAAACAAAGAGACTTTAAGTCAGAGATAGAAACAAAGATGCTATCTGAAACAAATGCAAG AATGAGTGAAATAGAAGTCTTGAAGCATGAAATAAATTTacttaaaacaaagaaacaacctCCAGTAGTTACTGCTGATGACATCCAAGAG attcagTTGTCTATTAGAAAACTAGCTGAATCTGTGCAAACTGTCAAAACTGTGATTGGAATGAAACTACAATCTGAACAAAAAACT TATTTATTAGGCCATGAAACTCTTCAACTACAAATCAATAAGCTTGAGAATAAATTAAGAAATGTCCAGCAAGGTGATGACGAATATTCAAAGTTCAATAAAGAAAAACTTGAATATAATTGGAGGCATGATGTTACAGAAGATATTCCATTAAAATGGAAACTAAAACAGAATAAAGAGGAAAATGTATCCAAACAAAGGCAAAGTGgaagacaagaaaatgaaacaGAGGAAGCTGATTGGAATTTACTTAGTTCTATTGCTTTTTCTCTTGATGAAGATAAAATTAATGACACGTCCAGAATTCAGAAATCATATGATTTCCCTAACAAAAGTAagatacaagaaaacaaaacaaaagaagatGACGTGAATAAAGAGGAATATGttaaccaagaaaagcgaaatGCTGATTATACAAGAGAATTGACACTGAAAACTGAAGACAACCCTCGCCCAATGTCTCAACAATTATCAGAGCAAGATCAAAATAACAATAGCAAACTTTCTCCGCTCTAA
- the LOC106078121 gene encoding putative leucine-rich repeat-containing protein DDB_G0290503 isoform X3, which translates to MRKSHIYYPFATHYELGKIDNNTASKSQGTSKLPLIATATPSQGVESRLFPVITQKDNMGALKVATEILDGDDRVKLLETKLGVSEKSNRTLLEEVIRMQNDLRLMIRRNEENIKDEQLSRQQIESSLHIVNDLITKLSIRIKSAEDKIIEERSALTSLISHTKGVEQAVIAGQQTITAKKNSETTKIQELNLQLTEIQRQRDQLEKVTFNLTEELRALKLKVDSQSVEFTSTINELKLRSRRLEDENKIQMEALRKHGDLYSTSETSTTHLRGQVESRLSELRDVIMELRTKQEQEVNDRRMLEQQLQQRISELQSYLSEQNRKREEALHSMDMMQREKERLSENEKYKIQGKLSETVEEVNKKLLNKEIKLREELQEKYQQLERLIHQEQHLRQKYEDEDDRRWQGIRKFREDEIAAFKETLQSERLKNKEAFQKLDESISLIGKQLSEQKKQTDKVVAAEIHSRKLHERSTTEKLEQLNEKLSLAASSLQTAIGGVNGNFAFHTDKLRAELKSLLAASEQSNARAVTELDARVQSVKQRISALEQQLEVQISEATAILAQNLREKVESISLWQEVTSQTIRELNQSIQGLPNEIYAVENKQRDFKSEIETKMLSETNARMSEIEVLKHEINLLKTKKQPPVVTADDIQEIQLSIRKLAESVQTVKTVIGMKLQSEQKTYLLGHETLQLQINKLENKLRNVQQGDDEYSKFNKEKLEYNWRHDVTEDIPLKWKLKQNKEENVSKQRQSGRQENETEEADWNLLSSIAFSLDEDKINDTSRIQKSYDFPNKSKIQENKTKEDDVNKEEYVNQEKRNADYTRELTLKTEDNPRPMSQQLSEQDQNNNSKLSPL; encoded by the exons GTCTCAAGGAACATCAAAACTGCCCCTTATTGCAACAGCAACGCCCTCACAGGGCGTTGAAAGTCGTCTGTTTCCAGTCATAACACAAAAGGACAATATGGGAGCTCTGAAAGTGGCCACAGAAATTCTAGATGGTGATGACAGAGTAAAACTCCTGGAAACTAAACTTGGAGTCTCAGAAAAGTCAAACAGAACTTTATTGGAAGAGGTTATTAGAATGCAAAATGATCTTCGCCTAATGATTAGACGAAATGAAGAAAATATTAAG gATGAACAGCTTTCTAGACAACAGATTGAAAGCTCTCTGCACATAGTGAATGATCTCATTACAAAACTCTCTATTAGAATCAAATCTGCTGAAGATAAAATTATTGAAGAAAGATCTGCATTGACTTCATTGATATCTCATACCAAAGGTGTTGAACAAGCTGTAATAGCTGGACAGCAGACCATCACAGCAAAGAAGAATTCTGAAACAACTAA AATACAAGAATTGAATCTACAGCTTACAGAAATACAAAGACAACGAGACCAACTAGAAAAAGTTACATTTAACTTAACAGAAGAACTCAGGGcattaaaactaaaagtagacaGTCAAAGTGTTGAGTTTACTAGTACAATTAATGAGCTAAAATTGCGGTCAAGACGGCtggaagatgaaaataaaattcag ATGGAAGCATTAAGAAAACATGGAGATTTATATAGTACCTCAGAAACTAGTACAACACATTTACGGGGACAAGTTGAATCAAG ATTATCAGAGCTGCGAGATGTAATCATGGAGTTAAGAACTAAACAGGAACAGGAAGTCAATGATAGAAGAATGCTTGAGCAACAACTGCAACAGAG AATAAGTGAACTACAGAGTTATCTGTCTGAACAAAACCGTAAAAGAGAAGAAGCCTTGCACTCTATGGACATGATGCAAAGAGAAAAAGAACGCTTGTCTGAAAATGAAAAGTATAAAATTCAAGGTAAACTTTCAGAGACTGTGGAGGAAGTCAACAAAAAACTTCTAAATAAAGAGATCAAGTTAAGAGAAGAGCTACAAGAAAAATATCAGCAGTTAGAGAGG ctgATTCACCAAGAGCAGCACTTGCGACAGAAGTATGAAGATGAAGATGATAGAAGGTGGCAAGGTATTCGAAAGTTTCGAGAGGATGAAATTGCTGCTTTCAAAGAAACTTtacaa tcAGAGAGGCTGAAAAATAAAGAGGCTTTTCAGAAGCTGGATGAATCTATAAGTTTAATAGGAAAACAGCTGAGTGAACAGaagaaacaaacagataaagttGTAGCTGCTGAAATACATTCTAG gaAATTACATGAACGAAGTACAACAGAAAAGCTAGAACAACTTAATGAAAAACTTTCATTGGCTGCAAGCTCATTACAAACAGCTATTGGAGGAGTCAACGGAAACTTTGCTTTTCACACTGACAAG TTAAGAGCTGAGCTAAAATCACTATTGGCAGCATCAGAACAATCAAATGCCAGAGCAGTAACAGAACTTGATGCTAGAGTTCAAAGTGTCAAGCAAAGAATTAGTGCACTGGAACAACAACTAGAGGTGCAAATATCAGAG GCTACAGCAATCCTGGCACAAAACTTGAGAGAAAAGGTTGAATCCATCTCACTATGGCAAGAGGTGACAAGCCAGACCATCAGAGAACTGAACCAAAGTATCCAAGGACTACCTAATGAA ATATATGCTGTTGAGAATAAACAAAGAGACTTTAAGTCAGAGATAGAAACAAAGATGCTATCTGAAACAAATGCAAG AATGAGTGAAATAGAAGTCTTGAAGCATGAAATAAATTTacttaaaacaaagaaacaacctCCAGTAGTTACTGCTGATGACATCCAAGAG attcagTTGTCTATTAGAAAACTAGCTGAATCTGTGCAAACTGTCAAAACTGTGATTGGAATGAAACTACAATCTGAACAAAAAACT TATTTATTAGGCCATGAAACTCTTCAACTACAAATCAATAAGCTTGAGAATAAATTAAGAAATGTCCAGCAAGGTGATGACGAATATTCAAAGTTCAATAAAGAAAAACTTGAATATAATTGGAGGCATGATGTTACAGAAGATATTCCATTAAAATGGAAACTAAAACAGAATAAAGAGGAAAATGTATCCAAACAAAGGCAAAGTGgaagacaagaaaatgaaacaGAGGAAGCTGATTGGAATTTACTTAGTTCTATTGCTTTTTCTCTTGATGAAGATAAAATTAATGACACGTCCAGAATTCAGAAATCATATGATTTCCCTAACAAAAGTAagatacaagaaaacaaaacaaaagaagatGACGTGAATAAAGAGGAATATGttaaccaagaaaagcgaaatGCTGATTATACAAGAGAATTGACACTGAAAACTGAAGACAACCCTCGCCCAATGTCTCAACAATTATCAGAGCAAGATCAAAATAACAATAGCAAACTTTCTCCGCTCTAA